In the Molothrus aeneus isolate 106 chromosome 28, BPBGC_Maene_1.0, whole genome shotgun sequence genome, one interval contains:
- the THRA gene encoding thyroid hormone receptor alpha, with protein MEQKPSTLDPLSEPEDTRWLDGKRKRKSSQCLVKSSMSGYIPSYLDKDEQCVVCGDKATGYHYRCITCEGCKGFFRRTIQKNLHPTYSCKYDGCCVIDKITRNQCQLCRFKKCISVGMAMDLVLDDSKRVAKRKLIEENRERRRKEEMIKSLQHRPNPSAEEWELIHVVTEAHRSTNAQGSHWKQKRKFLPEDIGQSPMASMPDGDKVDLEAFSEFTKIITPAITRVVDFAKKLPMFSELPCEDQIILLKGCCMEIMSLRAAVRYDPESETLTLSGEMAVKREQLKNGGLGVVSDAIFDLGKSLSAFNLDDTEVALLQAVLLMSSDRTGLICVEKIEKCQETYLLAFEHYINYRKHNIPHFWPKLLMKVTDLRMIGACHASRFLHMKVECPTELFPPLFLEVFEDQEV; from the exons ATGGAACAGAAGCCCAGCACCCTGGACCCGCTGTCGGAGCCAGAGGACACCCG GTGGCTGGATGGGAAGCGCAAAAGAAAGAGCAGCCAATGTTTGGTGAAGAGCAGCATGTCAG GGTACATCCCTAGTTACCTGGACAAAGATGAACAGTGCGTGGTGTGCGGGGACAAGGCCACCGGCTACCACTACCGCTGCATCACCTGCGAGGGCTGCAAg GGATTTTTCCGTCGGACCATCCAGAAGAACTTGCACCCCACCTACTCCTGCAAATACGATGGGTGCTGCGTCATCGACAAGATCACCCGCaaccagtgccagctgtgccgcTTCAAGAAGTGCATCTCCGTGGGCATGGCCATGGACC TGGTGCTGGATGACTCCAAGCGGGTAGCCAAGAGGAAACTGATCGAGGAGaaccgggagcggcggcggaaGGAGGAGATGATCAAATCCCTGCAGCACCGCCCCAACCCCAGCGCCGAGGAGTGGGAGCTGATCCACGTTGTGACAGAAGCCCACCGCAGCACCAACGCCCAGGGCAGCCACTGGAAGCAGAAGCGGAAATTCCTG CCTGAGGACATCGGCCAGTCCCCTATGGCCTCCATGCCTGACGGGGACAAAGTCGACCTGGAGGCATTCAGCGAGTTTACAAAAATCATCACCCCGGCCATCACCCGCGTGGTCGACTTTGCCAAAAAACTGCCCATGTTTTCAGAG ctgCCTTGTGAGGACCAGATCATCCTGCTGAAGGGGTGCTGCATGGAGATCATGTCGCTGCGGGCGGCCGTGCGCTACGACCCCGAGAGCGAGACGCTGACGCTGAGCGGGGAGATGGCGGTGAAACGGGAGCAGCTCAAGAACGGCGGCCTCGGCGTCGTCTCCGATGCCATCTTCGACCTGGGCAAGTCCCTCTCTGCCTTCAACCTGGATGACACCGAGGtggccctgctccaggctgtgctgctcatgTCCTCAG ACCGGACGGGGCTGATCTGCGTGGAGAAGATCGAGAAGTGCCAGGAGACCTATCTGCTGGCCTTTGAGCACTACATCAACTACCGCAAACACAACATTCCCCACTTCTGGCCCAAGCTGCTGATGAAGGTGACGGATCTGCGGATGATCGGCGCCTGCCACGCCAGCCGCTTCCTGCACATGAAGGTGGAGTGTCCCACCGAGCTCTTCCCCCCCCTCTTCCTCGAGGTCTTCGAGGACCAGGAGGTGTAG